One Vallitalea pronyensis genomic region harbors:
- a CDS encoding Kelch repeat-containing protein, protein MKKLKYFVILLLTIKCFTLAAYASTIPPTNILTTANDNRIVISWDAVHDAIAYEIEVDGVIIDNHHYTIFEHDYLLPLTTHEYRVRVTTSSGTSDWSPIITQKTSNPKLTTLNTLKVSQELIQPRYGFKTITVDDKIFIIGGYGQGYVDTIETFDHEANHWDIITSLPTTRLQPAVVAHENKIYVIGGYNQTDQELGTIDVYDLTHDTWSNITPMPTKRSGAASIVQHNKIYVLGGYNQEAKSLDTVEVYDIATQSWTTIEAMPTKRSQLAAVLYDNKIYAMGGYNGFVLGDIETYDIATHTWTKKGQMPIGRYAFDAMGMNNRIMIIGGYNTTPFNTIEHYNPMDNRFITQNNLMEERYALGAALIKDQLYVIGGSNEALALSSVEKAYIKRDPAPTNFILQESSDTLNLSWDKMDEMTLYDVEINGESIQTGFKNTYTLDKIKENKVYHIRVRGITNNGVTQWTTFKTYIKYANQPSAYAYIGERIKDEDNYETIDLYIMTKHIEDIYTVEIEALYNEEHIHIASEDINRVIFSSHNNTYQYLNLDDNGRIYILASLTGNKQQITNLTQLYKIKLQLNTLESTQIDIKKINIVDATGHILDIADIYDLDMPSLY, encoded by the coding sequence TTGAAAAAGTTAAAGTACTTCGTCATTCTACTGCTTACTATAAAATGTTTTACGTTAGCAGCCTATGCATCAACCATACCCCCTACGAACATCTTAACAACTGCAAATGATAATCGTATTGTCATTTCATGGGATGCTGTTCATGATGCAATCGCTTATGAAATAGAAGTAGATGGTGTCATCATTGATAATCATCATTATACAATATTTGAACATGATTACCTCTTACCGTTAACAACACATGAGTATAGAGTAAGAGTGACAACATCTTCAGGTACTAGCGATTGGAGCCCTATCATCACACAAAAAACATCCAATCCTAAGTTGACAACATTAAACACCCTGAAAGTTAGTCAAGAGCTCATACAACCTCGATATGGATTCAAAACCATTACCGTAGATGACAAAATTTTTATCATCGGTGGCTATGGTCAAGGTTATGTTGACACAATAGAGACCTTTGACCACGAGGCTAACCATTGGGATATTATAACATCACTCCCTACAACCCGCTTACAACCAGCTGTTGTAGCCCATGAAAACAAAATCTATGTTATAGGGGGCTATAACCAAACAGATCAAGAACTAGGTACCATTGATGTCTATGATCTTACCCACGATACTTGGAGCAATATAACACCCATGCCCACAAAACGTAGTGGCGCAGCATCTATTGTACAGCATAACAAAATCTACGTTCTTGGCGGCTATAATCAAGAAGCTAAATCGTTAGATACGGTTGAAGTTTATGATATAGCAACCCAATCATGGACAACCATTGAAGCTATGCCAACAAAAAGAAGTCAATTAGCAGCTGTCCTGTATGACAATAAAATATATGCCATGGGCGGCTACAACGGATTTGTTTTAGGTGATATTGAAACTTATGATATAGCAACACATACGTGGACAAAAAAAGGTCAGATGCCGATAGGGCGATATGCCTTTGATGCCATGGGTATGAACAATCGCATCATGATTATAGGTGGTTACAACACCACACCATTTAACACCATTGAACACTATAATCCCATGGATAATCGATTTATTACGCAAAACAATCTTATGGAAGAACGTTATGCATTAGGTGCTGCTCTTATAAAGGACCAGCTCTATGTTATAGGTGGCTCAAACGAAGCACTGGCACTTAGCAGTGTTGAAAAAGCCTATATTAAAAGAGATCCAGCACCAACGAATTTTATCCTACAAGAATCCAGTGATACCCTTAACCTATCATGGGACAAAATGGATGAAATGACTTTATATGATGTAGAGATAAACGGCGAATCCATTCAGACTGGTTTTAAGAACACTTATACCTTGGATAAAATCAAAGAGAATAAAGTGTATCATATACGTGTAAGAGGCATAACAAATAATGGTGTAACTCAGTGGACGACCTTTAAAACCTATATAAAATATGCCAACCAACCATCAGCATATGCCTATATAGGAGAGCGGATAAAAGATGAGGATAACTATGAGACCATTGATCTTTATATCATGACAAAACATATAGAGGATATCTATACCGTTGAGATAGAAGCCCTCTATAACGAAGAGCATATTCATATAGCCAGTGAAGATATTAACAGGGTAATTTTCTCATCTCATAATAATACTTACCAATACCTAAACTTAGATGATAACGGACGTATCTATATCCTTGCATCCTTAACTGGTAACAAACAGCAGATAACAAACTTAACCCAGTTATATAAAATCAAGCTTCAGTTAAACACGTTAGAAAGTACGCAGATTGATATTAAAAAAATCAACATCGTAGATGCAACAGGACATATACTAGACATAGCAGACATCTATGACCTAGATATGCCTTCACTCTACTAG
- a CDS encoding RCC1 domain-containing protein, whose amino-acid sequence MKVKKAIIYTFFMIFVLKINTVIILGDTIEAYKPLSNIVDISCGFHGMALKDNGTIWSWGKNTYGQLGDETTIDKNSPIQVENVSDIQAMVGGQSYSIILKNDGTLWSWGANGAEGNLGNNSLNSSLIPVQVSGLTSVQAIDSYELYSLALKNDGTVWAWGHNYSYVLGIIEPNSKVPVQVSNLSDVKAIAAGSISAVLKNDGTVWTWGGGLSDSRFPTKVNGLSDVIAIDSGGVVVALKSDGTVWAWGKNYYGQLGNGTKFDSSSPVQVMNLTDIVAISAGNSHVMALKDDGTVWTWGYNDHGQLGDGSLEERLTPVQISNLSGVKAIDAGRSVSMVLKEDGTVWAWGWNISGQIGDGTTKDKSIPIQVKALTSITSPSYPINVQVTAGVSKVNLSWDSVPEADSYNIKRSTTSGSNYTTIATDITTTTYTDIGLTNGTTYYYVVIAKNAAGESENSGEVSATPSQISPSSPTELFVENRHQSVKLTWSEVEGATAYKVKRGTVSGGPYTVMGDNITDIVYMDTGLTNEVDYYYVVSAVNAEGESADSNEVVGRPLGDTNGLFRPGAKGVAPVTNLLGANGTAEIEVASIGAIAYKSIDSTLNLTSDKYILFYNVTTAPATSVRNTPLVKLQDDSSLFQSTTENYNASTGRKVWKFETTQNIKELLWWGHTTDVNPKIKEFMLIQVDDVTYNLSDAELLAKYHYIENTVTCALSYDYVSRGKNKFDKDKVKIFDLFISSSGIETPSTDNFKTTDFIPIAGGKTYTLNTANTGTTAQHGVYDAQLNLIQLISQNTKTFTIDASGCFIRIGYRIAHDDVNIIQLEEGSNATAYEPYTSDKTEFSISRPMISIGGVSDEVKDGRLHYRSSDTYTLQAGDYKGASIGHLEIDYITYILPTDCANLGPSGAITKQVFIPTKSEGIYQSEIPASEIGKYFTYDSNGEQRICFIIAKGTGATARAEIEGLLSLNYQLAKEEVIEDGQQGFKAPYSIKAYQNGDLVQYATSIKQVKLTNTNTILMDDKCIEIVELESNGTKLSGQLGSDGKTITLDNNHTGTVYAKCKRDPSTYLNVQLVAVHTPSNVEAIAKDQAVTLSWNYIEGVDNYTIIRSTSPEDNYITIASNITSSVYNDTGLTNGTTYYYKILANKDGESGSSSVISATPQGIPSIPTGLAVENGYKSVKLTWEKSNAASTYRIKRSTTSGGPYTQIADQVTNTTYTDTNLINGTNYYYVISAVNTTGESADSNEITGQPTIVKPNTPINIDVLVGDKVVTLTWHDMINAESYIIKRSTTKGGPYTLVADQITTNTYTDANLSNATPYYYIIIAKNSVGESQPSNEIEAIAGVQRPTNVIIQKVDTGIRLSWNLVNDASSYKVKRSETLEGPYTVIQDNITGTDYTDTTIQNNKIYYYVLSAVNYLGESPDTKPISVYVQDDSKERYVLLITLINGMQREYDISADTAVEFMQWYTNRANGIGTPFFTLFNEEKEEVYGNSKDYIGFNTILYYQLNEYKIIINE is encoded by the coding sequence TTGAAAGTAAAAAAAGCGATAATTTATACATTTTTTATGATTTTTGTATTGAAGATCAATACAGTAATTATATTAGGAGATACTATTGAAGCATATAAACCATTAAGCAATATAGTAGATATTTCATGTGGTTTTCATGGTATGGCATTAAAAGATAATGGAACGATATGGTCATGGGGAAAAAATACTTATGGACAGCTAGGTGATGAAACAACGATTGATAAAAATTCACCCATACAAGTAGAAAATGTGTCAGATATACAAGCAATGGTAGGTGGTCAATCGTATAGTATTATTTTAAAAAACGATGGTACTTTATGGTCATGGGGAGCAAATGGAGCAGAAGGGAATTTAGGGAATAATAGTTTAAATAGTAGTTTGATACCAGTACAAGTTAGTGGTTTAACAAGTGTGCAAGCTATTGATTCATATGAATTATATAGCTTAGCATTAAAAAATGATGGAACAGTATGGGCATGGGGGCATAATTATAGCTATGTTTTAGGTATTATAGAACCAAACAGTAAAGTGCCAGTACAAGTAAGTAATTTATCTGATGTAAAAGCAATTGCAGCTGGAAGTATAAGTGCTGTTTTAAAAAACGATGGAACAGTATGGACTTGGGGAGGTGGTTTATCTGATAGTAGATTCCCAACCAAAGTTAATGGTCTATCTGATGTAATAGCAATCGATAGTGGAGGAGTTGTAGTAGCCCTAAAAAGTGATGGAACAGTATGGGCATGGGGAAAAAACTATTATGGACAATTAGGAAATGGAACAAAATTTGATAGTAGTTCTCCTGTACAGGTAATGAATTTAACCGATATAGTAGCTATTTCTGCTGGGAATTCACATGTTATGGCATTAAAAGATGATGGAACAGTATGGACATGGGGGTATAATGATCATGGGCAATTAGGAGATGGTTCATTAGAAGAAAGACTAACTCCTGTGCAAATAAGTAATCTATCAGGTGTGAAAGCTATCGATGCTGGGCGTTCGGTAAGTATGGTATTGAAGGAAGATGGGACAGTTTGGGCATGGGGATGGAATATCTCTGGTCAAATTGGAGATGGGACAACAAAAGATAAATCAATACCTATTCAGGTAAAAGCGTTAACGTCTATTACATCACCATCGTACCCTATTAATGTACAAGTTACGGCGGGTGTTTCTAAAGTTAATCTTAGTTGGGATTCAGTGCCAGAAGCAGACAGCTATAACATAAAAAGAAGTACAACATCAGGTAGTAATTACACAACTATTGCTACTGATATTACTACAACAACTTATACAGATATTGGTTTAACCAATGGGACAACCTATTATTATGTTGTCATAGCTAAGAATGCAGCAGGCGAAAGTGAAAACTCAGGTGAGGTCTCAGCTACACCATCACAAATATCACCATCAAGTCCAACAGAATTATTTGTAGAAAATAGACATCAATCGGTAAAGCTGACTTGGTCAGAGGTCGAAGGGGCAACAGCTTATAAGGTTAAAAGAGGAACGGTATCAGGAGGTCCATATACAGTAATGGGTGATAATATAACAGATATTGTGTATATGGATACAGGTCTTACTAATGAGGTCGATTATTATTATGTGGTATCTGCGGTTAATGCGGAAGGTGAGAGTGCTGATTCTAATGAAGTTGTGGGGAGACCTTTGGGGGATACTAATGGGTTATTTAGACCAGGTGCTAAAGGAGTAGCACCCGTTACAAATTTATTAGGTGCAAATGGTACTGCTGAAATAGAGGTTGCTAGTATTGGGGCAATCGCATATAAAAGCATTGACTCCACGCTCAATCTGACCAGCGATAAGTATATTTTGTTTTACAATGTAACTACGGCACCCGCGACTAGTGTGAGGAATACTCCTTTAGTTAAACTACAAGATGATTCTAGTTTGTTCCAGTCAACCACAGAAAACTATAATGCTTCAACTGGTAGGAAAGTTTGGAAGTTTGAAACTACGCAAAATATAAAAGAGTTACTTTGGTGGGGACATACAACTGATGTTAACCCTAAAATTAAAGAGTTTATGTTAATACAAGTGGATGACGTAACATACAACCTTTCCGATGCTGAATTACTTGCAAAGTATCACTACATTGAAAATACAGTAACATGCGCACTAAGTTACGATTATGTGAGCAGAGGCAAGAATAAGTTTGATAAGGATAAAGTAAAAATCTTTGATTTGTTTATTTCTAGTAGTGGGATTGAAACCCCTTCTACTGATAACTTTAAAACAACTGACTTTATTCCAATTGCGGGAGGGAAAACATATACACTTAATACAGCTAATACAGGGACAACAGCTCAGCATGGTGTTTATGATGCTCAACTTAATTTAATACAATTAATCTCACAGAACACTAAGACATTTACAATAGACGCTAGTGGTTGCTTTATTAGAATTGGATATAGAATAGCACATGATGACGTTAACATCATTCAGTTAGAGGAAGGTTCAAATGCTACAGCATACGAACCATACACCAGCGATAAAACAGAGTTTAGTATATCTAGACCTATGATAAGCATAGGTGGTGTAAGTGATGAAGTTAAGGATGGCAGGTTGCATTATAGAAGCAGCGATACATATACATTACAAGCGGGTGATTATAAAGGTGCTAGTATTGGACACCTTGAGATTGATTATATAACGTATATTTTACCAACCGATTGTGCAAATTTAGGCCCATCTGGTGCTATTACAAAACAAGTTTTTATACCGACTAAAAGCGAAGGTATATATCAGTCTGAAATTCCCGCTAGTGAAATAGGAAAATATTTTACTTATGACTCGAATGGCGAACAGAGGATTTGTTTTATAATTGCTAAGGGAACGGGAGCAACCGCCAGAGCAGAAATTGAGGGATTATTGTCACTAAATTACCAACTAGCCAAAGAAGAAGTAATCGAAGATGGACAACAAGGATTCAAAGCCCCATACTCAATCAAAGCCTACCAAAATGGAGATTTAGTCCAGTATGCTACATCAATAAAACAAGTAAAATTAACCAACACCAACACAATCCTAATGGATGATAAATGCATTGAAATTGTAGAACTTGAGTCAAACGGTACGAAGCTATCTGGACAACTAGGTTCAGATGGTAAAACCATAACACTAGACAATAACCACACAGGTACTGTATATGCGAAGTGTAAACGAGACCCAAGCACCTATCTTAATGTGCAATTAGTAGCTGTACACACACCAAGTAATGTAGAAGCTATTGCAAAAGACCAAGCAGTCACACTAAGCTGGAATTACATAGAAGGTGTAGATAACTACACCATAATAAGAAGTACATCCCCAGAAGATAACTATATAACCATAGCATCTAACATTACATCATCCGTCTATAACGATACAGGATTAACTAACGGTACAACCTATTATTATAAAATCTTAGCCAATAAAGATGGAGAAAGTGGCAGTTCATCCGTTATATCCGCCACTCCTCAAGGGATACCATCAATACCTACAGGTTTAGCAGTCGAAAATGGTTACAAATCCGTTAAACTAACATGGGAGAAATCCAATGCAGCTTCGACTTACCGTATTAAACGCTCAACAACATCTGGTGGACCCTATACACAAATAGCAGATCAAGTCACCAATACGACTTATACCGATACCAACTTAATCAACGGAACGAATTATTATTATGTAATTTCAGCAGTTAACACTACAGGAGAAAGTGCTGATTCAAATGAAATAACAGGGCAACCAACCATTGTTAAGCCCAATACACCTATTAATATCGATGTATTAGTAGGGGATAAAGTTGTTACATTAACATGGCATGATATGATTAATGCTGAGTCTTATATTATCAAAAGATCAACAACAAAAGGTGGACCCTATACACTAGTAGCTGACCAAATTACAACGAATACCTATACAGACGCTAATCTATCAAATGCTACACCCTATTACTACATCATCATTGCCAAAAATTCGGTAGGAGAAAGTCAGCCTTCTAATGAAATTGAAGCAATAGCAGGTGTACAGAGACCAACGAATGTTATTATACAAAAAGTAGATACAGGTATTCGTTTGTCATGGAATCTGGTTAATGATGCAAGTAGTTATAAAGTCAAGCGGTCAGAGACATTAGAAGGACCCTATACAGTTATTCAAGATAATATAACAGGAACAGACTATACTGATACGACCATTCAAAATAATAAAATATATTATTATGTCCTATCAGCAGTTAATTATCTAGGTGAAAGCCCAGACACAAAACCTATCTCCGTATATGTTCAAGATGATAGTAAAGAACGTTATGTTCTGCTTATTACGCTAATTAACGGTATGCAAAGAGAATATGATATAAGCGCAGATACAGCTGTCGAATTCATGCAGTGGTACACCAATAGAGCTAACGGTATTGGCACACCATTTTTTACACTGTTTAACGAAGAAAAAGAAGAGGTGTATGGGAATAGTAAGGACTATATAGGGTTTAATACCATACTATATTATCAATTAAATGAATATAAAATCATAATTAATGAATAG
- a CDS encoding fibronectin type III domain-containing protein, producing MNIHKMIKRILLMLTLICVLKVNVQASNLPYVTNAYIDSLVNSVKINIKYTYNNPTSFLIKRAETKDGNYVTIADNVTETTYTDTGLENAKTYYYKIYGINDSGMGTEAYFVEGIPSASNYIWFDIHGIKANLYGIDIYDEDDNKLHYTKHFIRDDTGAAWNVQNMDYADRLLNHGIYIFNVNTPWNKNYIPKTRMGIKVQPHKGIKKITIITETNVPIQADVYETIEENLTDENPFATLKFKKSGQLKENEILKSGLNAEGQDEKITITWNISDSMDKYTIMRAESKEGPYTIVATDIVLNKYIDGSVNNKKLYYYRVEGIKQDGTIVNLGTVYAKTTKHRFLIMDLFGSYDTYNTLINELQILDKNSQPISYGSIEKGSIWFYGNYRTDPYSSYATNYSLFDKAQDGVADVDHYTNASYLGYSLGEDKWMRHVLELEDNIGVNQINFWAGKLNQPSMMTFYIAESYDYNDNMILRRNDNLAYFGQHAIADVDQVTKYEFTQSPPDTPQNINAIPKDTRAKIVWDKVNNADTYNIKRSTSPNGPYTTIAQNILETEYEDTGMTNGIAYYYVVTAVNDGGESPNSAEVAITPNPQLPQAPMNLIITPRDNAIELTWQPIYNADNYKVMRSETEGGPYVSVLDSTTNTTFTDTNVVFGKTYYYVVQAKNTTGTSNNSAEAQGVPGQVLPSTPTNIITKVKDKSVHLTWDAANDATGYNLMQSKSESGPYILIHEQLRGISCNDSDVVYGETYYYKILAVNERGESEPTQPIRVHVMDTTEQKVLLSLTMKHGTTKDYILTQSQLADFMKWYQDKTQNIGLPYFTVMGKNNYGAYKAHKSYILFDAILSMDIKEIQDK from the coding sequence GTGAATATACACAAGATGATTAAAAGAATATTGCTTATGTTAACGCTAATTTGTGTCTTAAAAGTGAATGTACAAGCTTCAAATTTACCTTATGTTACTAATGCTTATATAGATTCTTTAGTTAATAGTGTCAAGATAAATATTAAATATACATACAATAATCCAACAAGCTTTTTAATCAAAAGAGCAGAAACTAAAGATGGTAATTATGTAACCATTGCAGATAATGTAACAGAAACTACTTATACTGATACAGGGCTTGAGAATGCAAAAACCTACTACTATAAAATATATGGTATAAATGATAGTGGTATGGGGACAGAAGCTTATTTCGTGGAGGGAATACCATCAGCATCCAATTACATTTGGTTTGATATCCATGGAATTAAAGCCAATTTATATGGTATCGATATATATGATGAAGACGATAATAAGCTTCATTATACAAAACATTTTATACGTGATGATACAGGAGCAGCTTGGAATGTTCAGAATATGGATTATGCAGATCGATTATTAAATCATGGAATCTATATATTTAACGTAAATACTCCATGGAACAAGAATTATATACCTAAAACAAGAATGGGTATAAAGGTGCAACCTCATAAAGGGATTAAAAAAATTACAATTATTACAGAGACTAATGTGCCTATTCAAGCAGATGTATATGAAACAATTGAAGAAAATCTAACGGATGAAAATCCTTTTGCTACATTAAAATTCAAAAAAAGTGGACAATTGAAAGAAAATGAAATACTAAAATCTGGGCTCAATGCAGAAGGACAAGATGAAAAGATTACTATCACCTGGAATATTTCTGATTCCATGGATAAATATACTATTATGAGAGCTGAAAGTAAGGAAGGACCATATACAATTGTTGCTACCGATATAGTATTAAATAAATATATAGATGGTAGCGTAAATAATAAAAAACTTTATTACTACAGAGTAGAAGGAATTAAACAGGATGGTACGATTGTCAACTTAGGAACAGTTTATGCCAAAACAACAAAGCATCGCTTCTTAATCATGGATTTATTTGGAAGTTATGACACATATAACACTCTCATTAATGAGTTACAAATTTTGGACAAAAACAGTCAACCTATTTCCTATGGTTCAATCGAAAAAGGAAGTATTTGGTTCTATGGAAATTATAGAACTGACCCTTATAGTAGTTATGCAACAAATTATTCCTTATTTGATAAAGCTCAAGATGGTGTGGCAGATGTTGACCACTATACCAATGCATCATATCTAGGTTATTCATTAGGAGAGGATAAATGGATGAGACATGTATTAGAATTAGAAGATAATATAGGTGTTAACCAGATAAATTTTTGGGCGGGTAAATTAAACCAACCAAGTATGATGACATTTTATATTGCAGAATCATATGATTATAACGATAATATGATACTAAGAAGAAATGATAACCTAGCATATTTTGGTCAACATGCTATAGCTGATGTAGACCAAGTAACAAAATACGAATTCACCCAATCACCCCCAGACACACCCCAAAACATCAACGCTATCCCCAAAGACACCCGAGCAAAAATCGTCTGGGACAAAGTAAATAACGCAGATACCTACAACATAAAACGCTCCACATCACCCAACGGACCCTATACAACCATAGCCCAGAATATCCTAGAAACAGAATACGAAGACACAGGCATGACCAATGGTATAGCATACTACTATGTAGTAACAGCTGTCAACGATGGCGGTGAAAGCCCCAATTCAGCAGAAGTGGCTATCACACCTAATCCACAATTACCACAAGCACCTATGAACCTAATTATAACACCAAGGGATAATGCCATTGAGCTAACATGGCAGCCCATATACAATGCTGACAACTATAAAGTGATGCGTTCTGAAACAGAAGGAGGACCCTATGTATCCGTTTTAGATAGCACAACCAATACAACATTCACAGACACCAACGTTGTGTTTGGTAAAACCTACTATTATGTTGTACAAGCTAAGAATACAACAGGAACCAGCAATAACTCAGCAGAAGCACAAGGCGTACCTGGACAAGTATTACCCAGTACACCAACGAACATCATCACAAAAGTAAAAGATAAGTCCGTACACCTCACATGGGATGCGGCTAACGATGCTACAGGTTATAACCTTATGCAAAGTAAATCTGAAAGCGGGCCTTATATCCTTATCCATGAGCAACTTAGAGGGATATCCTGTAACGACAGTGACGTAGTCTATGGTGAGACTTATTATTATAAAATACTTGCCGTGAATGAAAGAGGAGAAAGTGAGCCAACACAACCGATTAGAGTCCATGTCATGGATACGACAGAACAAAAAGTATTGCTTTCCTTAACCATGAAACATGGTACAACAAAAGATTATATACTGACTCAAAGCCAGTTGGCTGATTTTATGAAATGGTATCAAGATAAGACACAAAACATAGGTTTGCCTTACTTTACAGTAATGGGTAAAAACAACTATGGAGCCTATAAAGCACATAAAAGCTATATTTTATTCGACGCCATACTGTCCATGGACATTAAAGAAATTCAAGATAAATAG
- a CDS encoding phosphotransferase family protein, translated as MTLTNLIGQGRTAQVYELDAHKIIKLFYHGYPQHAIENEYHISKMLYNSGLPVANAHNLITYQARLGIVYDRIQGVTMLKNIYSKPWRYRQYAKKLAELHHHIHQETIMDSEIDSYKNKLITDMQKIDLLDTYTIDKIIAYTQALPEGNKICHGDFHPDNILCNNDKHVVIDWMTATKGNPLGDVARTIILLEYVVFPHMSRISNYMVHVFGKILLNHYIKTYIQRSGVKIEDIHQWKLPVAAARLSEDLPKEENDTLIRFIQKEIKKCKIKE; from the coding sequence ATGACACTAACCAACCTAATCGGCCAAGGCAGAACCGCCCAAGTGTATGAACTAGACGCCCATAAAATAATAAAACTGTTTTACCATGGCTACCCCCAACATGCCATAGAAAATGAATACCACATATCCAAAATGCTCTACAACAGTGGCCTTCCTGTAGCTAATGCCCATAATCTCATCACTTATCAAGCTAGACTTGGTATTGTCTACGATAGAATACAAGGTGTCACCATGCTAAAAAATATCTACTCCAAACCATGGCGATACCGCCAATATGCAAAAAAACTAGCTGAATTACACCATCATATACATCAAGAAACCATTATGGACTCGGAGATAGATAGCTATAAGAACAAACTCATCACAGATATGCAAAAGATAGATTTACTAGATACCTATACTATAGATAAGATAATAGCCTATACCCAAGCATTACCTGAAGGCAATAAAATATGCCACGGTGACTTTCACCCTGACAATATCCTATGTAACAACGATAAGCATGTTGTTATTGACTGGATGACTGCAACAAAAGGCAACCCATTAGGGGATGTGGCTAGAACAATCATTCTACTGGAATATGTTGTTTTCCCACACATGTCACGTATATCCAACTACATGGTTCATGTATTTGGAAAAATACTTCTTAACCATTACATAAAAACCTACATCCAACGATCAGGTGTAAAAATAGAAGATATTCATCAATGGAAACTACCCGTTGCAGCGGCAAGGTTATCGGAAGATTTGCCAAAAGAAGAAAATGATACATTAATAAGGTTCATTCAAAAAGAGATAAAAAAGTGCAAAATAAAAGAGTAG
- the atpC gene encoding ATP synthase F1 subunit epsilon, which produces MAKKFILQVVTPGRQFFNEEVDRVEFKTSEGDIGIYQDHTPLTTPLAEGGMLTIRQDGKEKKAAIHGGFVEITPDKVTLLTDAAEWPDEIDKKRAEEAKIRAERRLKVEEEDINEIRAKSALARSLVRIDVSGAKSEEDEL; this is translated from the coding sequence GTGGCTAAGAAATTTATATTACAAGTTGTAACACCTGGACGTCAATTTTTCAATGAAGAGGTTGATCGGGTAGAATTCAAGACCAGCGAAGGCGACATTGGCATCTACCAAGACCATACACCTCTTACCACACCTCTTGCTGAAGGTGGTATGCTCACCATACGACAAGATGGTAAAGAGAAAAAAGCAGCTATCCACGGTGGATTCGTTGAAATTACACCAGATAAGGTAACTCTTCTAACAGATGCTGCTGAGTGGCCAGATGAAATTGACAAAAAAAGAGCAGAAGAAGCAAAAATAAGAGCTGAACGACGATTGAAGGTTGAGGAAGAGGATATTAATGAAATCCGAGCAAAATCGGCGTTGGCAAGATCACTGGTTCGTATTGATGTATCCGGTGCGAAGAGTGAAGAAGATGAACTATAA